Part of the Sphingobacterium sp. LZ7M1 genome, TTACGGGGCAATCTATATTTATATATCCGTGCAGCAGGGAAGGACATGCCGGCGGGTATGCCATACGCCAATACGGTACCGGGGCCGTTCGGGAGCCATATTGTCCATCACGATCCTGGAATATCCTCCCATCCCATTAATCCTGGTTCTTTCCGATGATCTTGGTTCATCCTCTCATCCATTTAATCCTGGTTCAAACCCATCCTTTCCATCCTGGTTCAAACCCAATTTCCCACAACTCCCTTAAACTCAAATCATTTATTTCTTTCAAAATTCCTTATCTTTGCATTTCAATGGGTACACAATTAGATAATGGTATTAAGCCTTATAACCACTATGGGGCTTATCTGAAAGAAAAATACGACGGACAACGGGTGTTTAAGGTTATCGTAGATGGTAATTTTACCTGTCCGAACCGTGATGGTAGCAAGGGTTATGGTGGATGTACCTACTGCAATGTAGATTCTTTTACGCCTGATACGGCCCGTAAGATCCCATCGATCAGGGAGCAGGTAGAAAATGGTATCGAACGCGCGAGAAATAGCTATGGAGCTGAGAAGTTCATTATCTATTTCCAGCCAAATACCAATACCTATGCACCGACACATCTCCTAAAGATGATGTATGATGAGGCCTTGAGTATCTGTCCGGAACACACCTTAGGTCTTTCGGTCGGTACGCGTCCGGATTGTTTGGATTTTGAGAAGATAGCATTATTGGAAAGTTATACCGATCGGTATGATGTGGACCTTGAAATGGGCATGGAATCGATCTATAATGATACCTTGGAACGCATCAACAGGGGATGTTCGCACGATGAGTTTATTTCAACGATGAAGATGTTGGAAAATACCTCCTTGGAACTC contains:
- a CDS encoding TIGR01212 family radical SAM protein (This family includes YhcC from E. coli K-12, an uncharacterized radical SAM protein.), producing the protein MGTQLDNGIKPYNHYGAYLKEKYDGQRVFKVIVDGNFTCPNRDGSKGYGGCTYCNVDSFTPDTARKIPSIREQVENGIERARNSYGAEKFIIYFQPNTNTYAPTHLLKMMYDEALSICPEHTLGLSVGTRPDCLDFEKIALLESYTDRYDVDLEMGMESIYNDTLERINRGCSHDEFISTMKMLENTSLELCVHTIFGFPWETEEMMLKYADEINKHPKIKFVKLHHLHIVEGSIMGVKYKREPFHLFSIEEYTDFLAKFIPLLRPDIIIQRIFGIADKELLIAPNWGFPKSGIQTKIDKGLEERGVKQGSAYREADLTI